In one window of Skermanella rosea DNA:
- a CDS encoding methyl-accepting chemotaxis protein, with protein sequence MIILSLLSLISAGRQSLDAWRLRQQAEDARAANPMVSALLDAAGALALERGRTNSALAAPAPAGADATRAIAERRLAADEALEQALAALAVLPDFRRKADLVADVDSSRQALSSARREVDAALAVPLAARDPDLSRRWIPTATDLIEASQRLRLAAGQDVNRSDVTAAELQQIRHFAWVMSEYAGRERAAIGAAIAAGRPLTADETRTIAFNRGRIEFAWDSLSVPAARSESLKAPLASVEAEFLIRFQQLRSEVLAAGRDGSYRVSAESWIAASTKGIDAILALQQATSEVLESRLADSSSGSFSMLLLNAAILAVAALVSCGAILVVRQRFARPMAGMTEVMRRLAGGDRSVVIQGLDRHDEIGTMAGALEVFKRNAVEADRLAAAQADEQAAKQRRAATMESLIDEFGGTVAGILEALGSAAAQLDATAQGMSATAARTEGQIAASAAAAEQTSVNVQTVASAAEEMSCSISEIARQVSMSTEIAERAVGDAERTDGTVRMLADAAARIGTVTQLIQDIAGQTNLLALNATIEAARAGDAGKGFAVVAAEVKSLASQTATATEEISTQISAMQNATEEAVSAIRTVTATIGTINGVCAAISAAVEEQNATTSEISRNVGQAAVGTRQVSGNLGGVTRAAAETGSAAAQVLAAAGVLGSQAGDLRRNIERFLAGIRAA encoded by the coding sequence GTGATCATCCTTTCCTTGTTGTCCCTCATATCGGCGGGGCGTCAGTCCCTGGATGCGTGGCGTCTGCGCCAGCAGGCCGAAGACGCGCGGGCGGCGAACCCGATGGTTTCCGCCCTGCTGGACGCGGCAGGCGCCCTCGCGCTCGAACGCGGCCGGACCAACTCGGCACTGGCGGCTCCGGCACCGGCGGGAGCCGACGCCACGAGGGCCATCGCTGAACGGCGCCTGGCCGCGGACGAAGCCTTGGAACAGGCTCTGGCGGCCTTGGCGGTGCTGCCGGATTTCCGGCGGAAAGCCGACCTGGTCGCAGATGTGGACAGTAGCCGGCAGGCATTGTCGTCGGCCCGTCGCGAAGTCGATGCCGCCCTGGCGGTTCCGCTGGCCGCGCGCGATCCCGATCTTTCAAGGCGCTGGATCCCGACCGCCACGGACTTGATCGAGGCATCGCAGCGACTTCGCCTGGCCGCGGGCCAGGACGTCAACCGATCGGACGTGACGGCCGCGGAACTTCAGCAGATCCGGCATTTCGCATGGGTAATGAGCGAGTATGCCGGCCGGGAGCGAGCCGCCATCGGGGCTGCCATCGCCGCCGGCAGGCCGCTGACCGCCGACGAGACCCGGACGATCGCCTTCAACCGCGGCCGGATCGAATTCGCGTGGGACAGCCTCTCCGTGCCGGCGGCCCGCAGCGAGTCGCTGAAGGCGCCGCTGGCCTCTGTGGAAGCCGAATTCCTGATCCGCTTCCAGCAACTCCGGTCTGAAGTCCTGGCGGCTGGCCGGGACGGGAGCTATCGGGTTTCGGCGGAGAGCTGGATCGCGGCTTCCACGAAGGGAATCGACGCCATCCTGGCTTTACAGCAGGCGACCTCCGAGGTGCTCGAAAGCAGGCTGGCCGACAGTTCGAGCGGTTCTTTCTCCATGCTGCTCCTCAATGCCGCCATTCTCGCCGTGGCGGCACTGGTGTCCTGCGGCGCGATCCTTGTCGTCCGCCAGCGGTTCGCGCGCCCGATGGCGGGCATGACGGAGGTGATGCGCCGGCTGGCCGGCGGCGACCGGTCCGTCGTGATTCAAGGGCTGGACCGGCATGACGAGATCGGCACCATGGCCGGAGCCTTGGAGGTCTTCAAGCGGAACGCCGTCGAGGCCGACCGGCTCGCCGCGGCGCAGGCCGACGAGCAGGCCGCCAAGCAGCGGCGCGCAGCCACGATGGAGAGCCTGATCGACGAGTTCGGCGGCACCGTCGCCGGCATCCTGGAGGCGCTGGGCAGCGCCGCGGCGCAGCTCGACGCCACCGCGCAGGGCATGTCGGCGACCGCGGCAAGGACGGAAGGGCAGATCGCCGCCTCGGCCGCGGCGGCGGAGCAGACCTCGGTGAACGTCCAGACGGTCGCCTCCGCGGCCGAGGAGATGAGCTGCTCCATCTCGGAGATCGCGCGCCAGGTTTCGATGTCCACCGAAATCGCCGAGCGGGCCGTCGGCGATGCCGAGCGTACGGACGGCACCGTCCGCATGCTCGCGGACGCCGCCGCCCGGATCGGCACCGTGACCCAGCTCATCCAGGATATCGCGGGTCAGACCAACCTGCTGGCGCTCAACGCCACCATCGAAGCGGCCCGTGCGGGTGATGCCGGCAAGGGCTTCGCCGTCGTCGCCGCGGAGGTGAAGAGCCTTGCCAGCCAGACCGCGACGGCGACGGAGGAGATATCGACCCAGATCTCCGCAATGCAGAACGCCACGGAGGAGGCGGTGTCGGCGATCCGGACCGTGACGGCGACCATCGGGACGATCAACGGGGTCTGCGCGGCCATCTCGGCGGCGGTGGAGGAGCAGAACGCGACCACGTCCGAGATCAGCCGGAACGTCGGTCAGGCGGCCGTGGGTACCCGCCAGGTTTCCGGCAACCTCGGCGGGGTCACGCGGGCCGCCGCCGAAACCGGCAGCGCTGCCGCCCAAGTGCTCGCGGCGGCCGGGGTCCTCGGCAGCCAAGCCGGCGACCTGCGCCGCAACATCGAGCGCTTCCTCGCGGGCATCCGGGCCGCGTGA
- a CDS encoding nitrite reductase, giving the protein MALGMALLASSALVGITVSSARAEEAAANAAVPTLSPAEFEEGKQIYFERCAGCHGVLRKGATGKPLTTDKTRELGYEYLRDFITYGSAAGMPNWGTSNELTERQIDIMARYVLNEPPQPPEWGMAEMRDSWKLHVPVDKRPTKQMNGLDLDNLFSVTLRDSGEIALIDGASKQIVKIIKTGYAVHISRMSASGRYLYAIGRDGKIDLIDLWMPEPTTVAELKIGIEARSVETSKFHGWEDRLAIAGSYWPPQYVIMDGPTLEPVKIVSTRGMTVDTQEYHPEPRVASIVASHFNPEFVVNIKETGQILMVNYEDVQNLKVTTIGAERFLHDGGFDSTGRYFLVAANARHKVAVVDTKLDRLAALVDTGGLTPHPGRGANFVHPKFGPVWATSHLGDETISFIGTDPEKHPENAWKIVDTVRGQGGGSLFIKTHPKSSNLWVDTPLNPDEEIHGSVAVFDIKDLGKGYAVLPIAEWSGIKEGARRIVQGEYNKAGDEVWFSVWNAKDQESAIVVVDDKSRTLKHVIKDKRLITPTGKFNAYNTKMDVY; this is encoded by the coding sequence ATGGCCCTGGGCATGGCATTGCTCGCCTCGTCCGCCCTGGTCGGCATCACCGTTTCCTCCGCCAGAGCCGAGGAAGCGGCCGCCAATGCAGCCGTCCCCACCCTGTCGCCCGCCGAGTTCGAGGAGGGCAAGCAGATCTATTTCGAACGGTGCGCGGGCTGCCACGGCGTGCTGCGCAAGGGAGCGACCGGCAAGCCGCTGACCACCGACAAGACCCGCGAACTGGGTTACGAATACCTGCGCGACTTCATCACCTACGGATCGGCGGCCGGCATGCCGAACTGGGGCACGTCGAACGAACTGACCGAACGCCAGATCGACATCATGGCGCGCTACGTGCTCAACGAGCCGCCGCAGCCCCCGGAGTGGGGCATGGCGGAGATGCGTGACAGCTGGAAGCTCCACGTGCCGGTGGACAAGCGCCCGACCAAGCAGATGAACGGCCTGGACCTCGACAACCTGTTCTCGGTCACGCTGCGCGACAGCGGCGAGATCGCGCTGATCGACGGCGCCTCCAAGCAGATCGTCAAGATCATCAAGACCGGATACGCGGTCCATATCTCCCGCATGTCGGCCTCGGGGCGCTATCTCTACGCGATCGGCCGCGACGGCAAGATCGACCTGATCGACCTGTGGATGCCGGAGCCGACCACGGTCGCGGAACTGAAGATCGGCATCGAGGCGAGGTCGGTCGAAACCTCCAAGTTCCACGGCTGGGAAGACAGGTTGGCCATCGCCGGCTCCTACTGGCCGCCGCAATACGTCATAATGGATGGGCCGACGCTCGAACCGGTCAAGATCGTCTCAACCCGGGGCATGACCGTCGACACCCAGGAGTACCATCCGGAGCCGCGCGTCGCCTCGATCGTGGCCAGCCACTTCAATCCGGAATTCGTCGTCAACATCAAGGAAACAGGCCAGATCCTGATGGTCAACTATGAGGACGTGCAGAACCTCAAGGTGACCACCATCGGGGCCGAGCGTTTCCTGCACGACGGCGGCTTCGACAGCACCGGCCGCTACTTCCTGGTCGCCGCCAATGCCCGGCACAAGGTCGCCGTGGTCGATACCAAGCTGGACCGGCTCGCGGCCCTGGTGGATACCGGCGGGCTCACGCCGCATCCCGGGCGTGGCGCCAACTTCGTCCATCCCAAGTTCGGGCCGGTCTGGGCGACCAGCCACCTGGGCGACGAAACCATCTCGTTCATCGGCACCGATCCGGAGAAGCACCCGGAGAACGCCTGGAAGATCGTGGACACCGTCCGCGGCCAGGGCGGCGGATCGCTGTTCATCAAGACCCATCCCAAGTCCAGCAATCTCTGGGTCGACACGCCGCTGAACCCGGACGAGGAGATCCACGGATCGGTCGCCGTGTTCGACATCAAGGACCTGGGGAAAGGCTACGCCGTCCTGCCGATCGCCGAATGGTCCGGCATCAAGGAGGGTGCCCGCCGCATCGTCCAGGGCGAGTACAACAAGGCCGGCGACGAGGTCTGGTTCTCGGTCTGGAACGCGAAGGACCAGGAGTCGGCCATCGTGGTCGTGGACGACAAGTCCCGCACCCTGAAGCACGTGATCAAGGACAAGCGCCTGATCACCCCGACCGGCAAGTTCAACGCGTACAACACCAAGATGGACGTGTACTGA
- the cobA gene encoding uroporphyrinogen-III C-methyltransferase, with protein sequence MPMPRVHLVGAGPGDPDLLTVKALRLIQAAEVVVYDRLVPRKILDMIPPSARRIFVGKAPRNHSLPQEDINLLLVDLARGGKRVVRLKGGDPFIFGRGSEEALTLAAHGVPFEVVPGVTAAAGCGAYAGIPLTHRGLATGVRFVTGHCRNDGEPDHDWRGMADPDTTLVFYMALANLGMIRRELVAAGLDPATPAAAVSGGTTDAQRSVVATLGTLPEILARQPPAPPCLIIIGRVVALAPELAWFGERELADA encoded by the coding sequence ATGCCCATGCCTCGCGTCCATCTCGTGGGGGCCGGCCCCGGCGACCCGGACCTGCTCACGGTCAAGGCCCTGCGCCTGATCCAGGCGGCCGAGGTCGTCGTCTATGATCGCCTGGTCCCCCGGAAGATCCTCGACATGATTCCGCCGTCCGCCCGCCGGATCTTCGTCGGCAAGGCGCCGCGCAACCACAGCCTTCCGCAGGAGGACATCAACCTGCTGCTGGTCGATCTGGCCCGCGGGGGAAAGCGGGTCGTGAGGCTGAAAGGGGGCGATCCCTTCATCTTCGGGCGGGGAAGCGAGGAAGCCCTGACCTTGGCCGCACACGGCGTCCCGTTCGAGGTCGTGCCCGGCGTCACCGCCGCGGCCGGCTGCGGCGCCTATGCCGGCATCCCGCTGACCCATCGCGGCCTCGCCACGGGCGTGCGCTTCGTGACCGGGCATTGCCGGAACGACGGCGAGCCGGACCACGACTGGCGCGGCATGGCCGACCCCGACACGACGCTGGTCTTCTACATGGCGCTCGCGAACCTGGGGATGATCCGCCGCGAGCTTGTCGCCGCCGGGCTCGATCCCGCGACCCCCGCGGCCGCCGTTTCCGGCGGAACCACCGATGCCCAGCGAAGCGTCGTCGCGACCCTGGGCACCCTGCCCGAGATCCTGGCCCGGCAGCCGCCGGCCCCGCCCTGCCTGATCATCATCGGCCGCGTCGTCGCCCTCGCCCCGGAACTCGCCTGGTTCGGCGAACGGGAACTGGCCGATGCCTAG
- a CDS encoding c-type cytochrome, with protein sequence MPRLSAACVALALLLAAPALADRPAAARQEMLRHIVRQDCGSCHGMTLNGGLGSPLLPQTLDGVAAESLADIILNGIPGTPMPPWAGLLDADDARWIAVELKKGFPP encoded by the coding sequence ATGCCTAGGCTGTCCGCCGCCTGCGTCGCCCTGGCCCTGCTCCTGGCGGCGCCCGCGCTGGCCGACCGGCCGGCCGCCGCCCGGCAGGAGATGCTTCGCCACATCGTCCGGCAGGATTGCGGATCGTGCCACGGCATGACGCTGAACGGCGGCCTCGGATCGCCGCTCCTGCCGCAGACGCTCGACGGCGTTGCCGCCGAGAGCCTCGCCGACATCATCCTGAACGGCATTCCCGGCACGCCGATGCCGCCCTGGGCCGGTCTGCTCGACGCCGACGATGCCCGCTGGATCGCCGTCGAACTCAAGAAGGGATTCCCGCCATGA
- a CDS encoding cytochrome D1 domain-containing protein — MKRLAVSALAALLLGACAGPEPRVPELRGTGDLGVVVERASGRVALVEHSHDTVLGRVEGLGDLSHAAIVFSRDERYAYVFGRDGGLTKVDLLTGTIAGRIVQAGNSIGGAISEDGRLVAVANYEPGGVRVFDAGTLAPVADIPTGSKVVGLEDAPGNRFAFSLYDSGEIWLADLGDPASPRITRFAGIGRQPYDALVTPDGRYYIAGLFGEDGLAMLDLWNPEAGVRRVLQGYGRGEAALPVYKMPHLEGWAVADGRAFIPAVGRHEVLVVDLATWTEVGRIPVHGQPVFVMARPDGRQVWVNFALPDNGVVQVIDVRSQAVVHRLDPGPGVLHLEFTPRGERVWLSVRDADQVQVYDTRTFERVSTLPAEKPSGIFFTTRAHRIGL; from the coding sequence ATGAAGCGCCTGGCCGTTTCCGCGCTGGCGGCGCTGCTGCTCGGCGCCTGCGCCGGTCCCGAACCGCGCGTCCCCGAACTCCGCGGTACCGGCGATCTCGGCGTCGTGGTCGAGCGGGCATCGGGCCGCGTGGCGCTGGTCGAGCACAGCCACGACACCGTGCTGGGCCGCGTCGAAGGACTGGGCGATCTCAGCCATGCCGCGATCGTCTTTTCCCGGGACGAACGGTACGCCTACGTCTTCGGCCGCGACGGCGGACTGACCAAGGTCGATCTGCTGACCGGGACGATCGCCGGCCGGATCGTCCAGGCCGGCAACAGCATCGGCGGGGCGATCTCGGAGGACGGCAGGCTGGTCGCGGTCGCCAACTACGAGCCGGGCGGCGTGCGCGTCTTCGATGCCGGGACGCTCGCCCCGGTCGCCGACATCCCGACGGGCTCCAAGGTGGTCGGCCTGGAGGACGCGCCGGGCAACCGGTTCGCGTTCAGCCTCTACGACTCGGGAGAGATCTGGCTCGCCGACCTGGGCGACCCGGCGAGTCCCCGGATCACCCGGTTCGCCGGCATCGGGCGGCAGCCCTACGACGCGCTGGTAACGCCGGACGGCCGCTACTACATCGCCGGCCTGTTCGGCGAGGACGGCCTCGCCATGCTCGACCTGTGGAACCCGGAGGCCGGGGTCCGCCGGGTGCTGCAGGGCTACGGCCGGGGCGAGGCCGCCCTGCCGGTCTACAAGATGCCGCACCTGGAAGGCTGGGCGGTCGCCGACGGGCGCGCGTTCATCCCCGCGGTCGGTCGGCACGAGGTGCTAGTGGTCGATCTCGCCACCTGGACCGAGGTCGGCCGGATCCCCGTGCACGGGCAGCCAGTGTTCGTCATGGCCCGCCCCGACGGGCGGCAGGTCTGGGTGAATTTCGCGCTGCCGGACAATGGCGTCGTCCAGGTGATCGATGTTCGGTCGCAGGCGGTGGTCCACCGGCTCGACCCCGGCCCCGGCGTGCTGCACCTGGAATTCACCCCGCGCGGCGAACGGGTCTGGCTGTCGGTCCGCGATGCCGATCAGGTCCAGGTCTACGACACCCGCACCTTCGAACGCGTGTCGACCCTGCCGGCCGAGAAGCCCAGCGGCATCTTCTTCACCACCCGCGCCCACCGCATCGGCCTTTAG
- a CDS encoding AsnC family transcriptional regulator produces the protein MDALDQRLLDEFQRDFGLTPRPYADIGARLGLDEAEVIDRLRRLTGAGAIRRIGPVFRPNRVGASTLAALAVPPDRLEEIAAVVGGYAEVNHNYAREHHLNLWFVVTAPDAGRVGEVLEEIARSTGLTPLDLPLERDFHVDLGFRLWN, from the coding sequence ATGGATGCCCTGGATCAGCGGCTGCTCGACGAATTCCAACGCGATTTCGGCCTGACACCCCGCCCCTATGCCGATATCGGCGCCCGGCTCGGCCTGGACGAGGCAGAGGTCATCGACCGGCTGCGCCGCCTGACCGGCGCCGGCGCGATACGCCGGATCGGCCCCGTCTTCCGACCCAACCGGGTCGGCGCCAGCACCCTGGCGGCGCTGGCGGTGCCGCCCGACCGCCTGGAGGAGATCGCGGCCGTCGTCGGCGGCTACGCCGAGGTCAACCACAACTACGCGCGCGAACACCACCTGAACCTGTGGTTCGTGGTGACCGCACCGGACGCCGGGCGCGTCGGCGAGGTGCTGGAGGAGATCGCCCGGAGCACCGGGCTGACGCCCCTCGATCTGCCGCTGGAACGGGATTTTCACGTGGACCTGGGATTTCGGCTATGGAACTGA
- the ahbB gene encoding siroheme decarboxylase subunit beta, which produces MELNETDRRLIGALRRGLPLVEHPYAALGAELGLDEGAVIARLQRFMERGLISRFGVVVDHAALGFDGNAMVVWDIPDADVEGVGRMFAGLSWVSLCYRRPRRLPHWRYNLFTMIHARQRAFVEDRVGVMTVLADSVVQASAILHTTRRFKQTAACYGTAPAAAGEA; this is translated from the coding sequence ATGGAACTGAACGAAACCGACCGCCGGCTGATCGGCGCCCTTCGCCGGGGCCTGCCGTTGGTCGAGCATCCGTACGCGGCGCTGGGCGCGGAACTGGGGCTTGACGAGGGGGCCGTCATCGCCCGCCTCCAGCGCTTCATGGAACGGGGGCTGATCTCCCGCTTCGGCGTCGTCGTCGATCACGCGGCGCTCGGCTTCGACGGCAACGCGATGGTCGTCTGGGATATCCCGGACGCCGACGTGGAGGGGGTCGGCCGCATGTTCGCAGGCCTGTCCTGGGTAAGCCTGTGCTACCGCCGCCCCCGCCGCCTGCCGCACTGGCGATACAACCTGTTCACCATGATCCACGCCCGACAACGCGCCTTCGTCGAGGACCGGGTCGGCGTGATGACCGTCCTGGCTGACTCGGTGGTCCAGGCGTCGGCGATCCTGCACACCACCCGGCGTTTCAAGCAGACCGCCGCGTGCTACGGCACTGCCCCTGCCGCCGCTGGGGAGGCGTGA
- a CDS encoding Lrp/AsnC family transcriptional regulator: MDGTDRRLIDRLQDGFPLDDRPFQAIAAELGLDEDDVILRVRRLRETGVLTRFGPLFHAERMGGALLLAALKVPPEDFERVAAEVNALPQVAHNYARDHAFNMWFVLATETPEGISDAIAEIERRTGLTVHPMPKLAEYFVGLRFAA; encoded by the coding sequence ATGGACGGTACCGACCGCCGCCTGATCGACCGCCTGCAGGACGGATTTCCGCTGGACGACCGGCCTTTCCAGGCGATCGCAGCGGAACTCGGCCTGGACGAGGACGACGTGATACTACGGGTGCGGCGCCTGCGCGAAACCGGCGTGCTGACCCGCTTCGGCCCCCTGTTCCATGCCGAGCGCATGGGCGGCGCGCTGCTGCTGGCCGCCCTCAAGGTGCCCCCGGAGGATTTCGAGCGGGTCGCGGCCGAGGTCAACGCCCTGCCCCAGGTGGCGCACAACTACGCCCGCGACCACGCCTTCAACATGTGGTTCGTGCTGGCCACCGAGACGCCCGAGGGTATCTCCGACGCCATCGCGGAGATCGAGCGGCGCACCGGCCTGACCGTCCATCCCATGCCCAAGCTGGCCGAATACTTCGTCGGCCTGAGGTTCGCCGCATGA
- the ahbB gene encoding siroheme decarboxylase subunit beta codes for MTRLRQTAGLDDLDRRLVLETQEGLPLERRPYAVLGERLGISGEEVRERLARLIDGGQIRRIAAVPNHYRLGYTHNGMTVWEVPEDRIDDAGAQVGALPFVSHCYHRRPSPPDWPYTLFAMVHGRSRDEVEAQVATIAALLGPASRGHQVLYSTRILKKSGLRLSA; via the coding sequence ATGACCCGCCTTCGCCAAACCGCCGGTCTCGACGACCTGGACCGCCGCCTGGTCCTGGAAACGCAGGAAGGCCTGCCGCTGGAGCGGCGCCCTTACGCGGTGCTCGGCGAGCGACTCGGCATTTCCGGCGAGGAGGTCCGCGAACGGCTCGCCCGGCTGATCGACGGCGGCCAGATCCGCCGGATCGCCGCCGTGCCCAACCATTACCGGCTCGGCTACACCCACAACGGCATGACCGTGTGGGAGGTGCCCGAGGACCGGATCGACGATGCCGGGGCGCAGGTCGGCGCGCTGCCCTTCGTCAGCCACTGCTACCACCGGCGGCCGTCGCCGCCGGACTGGCCCTACACCCTGTTCGCCATGGTCCATGGCCGCAGCCGGGACGAGGTCGAAGCCCAGGTCGCGACGATCGCGGCCCTGCTCGGCCCCGCGAGCCGGGGGCATCAGGTGCTCTACAGCACCCGGATCCTTAAGAAGAGCGGCCTGCGTCTGTCGGCGTGA
- the nirJ gene encoding heme d1 biosynthesis radical SAM protein NirJ: protein MFRLSQFIARLRSDAAVRERVPAPDGRGVRPVVIWNLVRRCNLTCLHCYAHSADHQFPGELTTAQALEVLDDLKGYGVPALILSGGEPLLRTDLFELAAHARPMGMHLALSTNGTLIDDAMVGPIAGAGFDYVGISLDGLGATHDRFRRRQGAFEASLRGIRLCRDAGLKVGVRFTLTRDNAADLPGLLDLTAREGIDKFYLSHLNFAGRGNTNRGSAAMRETTRRAMDLLFERALADAEAGSRREYVTGNNDADGVYFLHWASRRFPGRTADVRAALERWGGNATGIGVANIDSLGNVHPDTMWATHTLGNVKERPFSEIWAGADREDPIMAGLRSRPRAVGGRCGTCGHLAICNGNTRTRALRTSGDVWGEDPGCYLTGGEIGTPAPNPPQEMRHAS from the coding sequence ATGTTCCGTCTCAGCCAGTTCATCGCCCGGCTGCGATCCGACGCCGCGGTCCGGGAGCGGGTTCCCGCTCCCGATGGCCGGGGCGTCCGTCCCGTGGTCATCTGGAACCTGGTGCGCCGCTGCAACCTGACCTGCCTGCATTGCTACGCCCACTCGGCCGACCACCAGTTTCCCGGCGAGCTGACGACCGCCCAGGCACTGGAGGTTCTGGACGACCTGAAGGGTTACGGCGTGCCGGCGCTGATCCTGTCCGGCGGCGAGCCCCTGCTGCGGACGGACCTGTTCGAGCTGGCGGCCCATGCCCGCCCGATGGGAATGCACCTGGCGCTGTCCACCAACGGCACCCTGATCGACGATGCCATGGTCGGGCCGATCGCCGGCGCAGGGTTCGACTATGTCGGCATCAGCCTGGACGGGCTGGGGGCGACCCACGACCGGTTCCGCCGCCGGCAGGGCGCGTTCGAGGCGTCCCTGCGCGGAATCCGCCTGTGCCGGGATGCCGGGCTGAAGGTCGGCGTCCGGTTCACCCTGACCCGCGACAATGCCGCGGACCTGCCGGGCCTGCTGGATCTGACGGCGCGCGAGGGGATCGACAAGTTCTACCTGTCGCACCTGAACTTCGCCGGTCGGGGCAACACCAACCGGGGCAGCGCCGCCATGCGCGAGACCACGCGGCGGGCCATGGACCTGCTGTTCGAACGGGCGCTTGCGGATGCGGAAGCCGGCTCCAGGCGGGAATACGTCACCGGCAACAACGACGCCGACGGCGTCTATTTCCTGCATTGGGCGTCCCGCCGCTTTCCCGGGCGGACGGCGGACGTGCGCGCGGCGCTGGAACGCTGGGGGGGCAACGCGACCGGGATCGGCGTCGCCAACATCGACAGCCTGGGCAACGTCCATCCCGACACGATGTGGGCGACCCATACGCTGGGCAACGTCAAGGAACGCCCGTTCAGCGAGATCTGGGCGGGAGCGGACCGGGAAGACCCGATCATGGCGGGCCTGCGGAGCCGGCCGCGCGCGGTCGGCGGCCGGTGCGGCACCTGCGGCCATCTGGCGATCTGCAACGGCAACACGCGGACCCGCGCGCTTCGCACCTCCGGCGACGTCTGGGGCGAGGATCCCGGCTGCTACCTGACCGGGGGCGAGATCGGCACGCCCGCCCCGAACCCACCGCAGGAGATGCGACATGCGTCGTGA
- a CDS encoding cytochrome D1 domain-containing protein produces MRRDIAAAVLALALAAPPVLAADPAALYTRHCAACHGGDRLGALGPALIPEALGRMKRDAAVGVIAAGRAATQMPAFADQLSTEEIAALADFIQQPLPAVPSWELDDVRATHDIVNPPATLPDRPVFDADPMNLFTVVEAGDHHVTILDGDRFVPLARFQSRFALHGGAKYSPDGRFVYLASRDGWVTQYDMWSLRIVAEVRAGLNTRNIAVSEDGRFVMAGNMLPHNLVVLDARDLTPLKVIPVADGKGRTSRVSAVYTAPPRKSFIVALKDIPEIWEISTSETSRPVFGGFVHSHEAGMVEAVGVQQGLFATRRIALADTLDDFFFDPSYTNLLGASRDGAGAQVVNLNVGRPIAAVPLPGMPHLGSGIAWRSEDRTLIATPHLKESAISIIDAATWKTVKRIDTLGPGFFMRSHENTPYAWTDASLSPRRDTIQIIDKRTQEIVRTLTPAPGRTASHVEFTRDGRHALVSLWEDDGALIVFDAATFEEVTRLPMRKPSGKYNVWNKIRFSEGTSH; encoded by the coding sequence ATGCGTCGTGATATCGCCGCCGCGGTCCTTGCCCTCGCGCTCGCCGCGCCCCCGGTCCTGGCCGCCGATCCGGCCGCCCTCTACACCCGGCACTGCGCCGCCTGCCATGGCGGCGACCGTCTGGGCGCGCTCGGCCCCGCCCTGATCCCGGAGGCGCTGGGCCGGATGAAGCGCGATGCCGCCGTGGGCGTGATCGCGGCGGGCCGCGCCGCGACCCAGATGCCGGCCTTCGCCGACCAGCTCTCCACGGAGGAGATCGCGGCCCTGGCGGACTTCATCCAGCAGCCCCTGCCGGCGGTCCCGTCCTGGGAACTGGATGATGTCCGGGCAACCCACGACATCGTCAATCCGCCGGCCACCCTGCCCGACCGTCCGGTGTTCGACGCCGATCCGATGAACCTGTTCACCGTGGTCGAGGCCGGCGACCATCACGTCACCATCCTGGACGGCGACCGCTTCGTCCCGCTGGCCCGGTTCCAGAGCCGGTTCGCGCTGCATGGCGGCGCCAAGTACTCGCCCGACGGCCGGTTCGTCTATCTCGCGTCGCGCGACGGCTGGGTCACCCAGTACGACATGTGGAGCCTCCGGATCGTCGCCGAGGTGCGAGCCGGCCTGAACACCCGCAACATCGCGGTGTCGGAGGACGGGCGCTTCGTCATGGCCGGCAACATGCTGCCCCACAACCTGGTGGTGCTGGACGCCCGCGACCTGACTCCGCTGAAGGTGATCCCCGTCGCCGACGGCAAGGGTAGGACCTCGCGGGTCAGCGCGGTCTATACCGCCCCGCCGCGCAAGAGCTTCATCGTGGCCCTGAAGGACATTCCCGAGATCTGGGAGATTTCCACTTCGGAGACGTCGCGCCCGGTCTTCGGCGGCTTCGTCCACAGCCACGAGGCCGGCATGGTGGAGGCGGTCGGCGTGCAGCAGGGCCTGTTCGCCACCCGCCGCATCGCGCTTGCCGACACGCTGGACGATTTCTTCTTCGATCCCTCCTACACGAACCTGCTGGGAGCCTCGCGCGACGGCGCCGGCGCCCAGGTGGTCAACCTGAATGTCGGCCGCCCCATCGCCGCCGTTCCGCTGCCCGGCATGCCGCACCTGGGATCGGGCATCGCCTGGCGGTCGGAAGACCGGACCCTGATCGCCACGCCGCACCTGAAGGAGTCCGCGATCAGCATCATCGACGCGGCGACCTGGAAGACGGTCAAGCGGATCGACACGCTGGGTCCCGGCTTCTTCATGCGCAGCCACGAGAACACGCCTTATGCCTGGACCGACGCGTCGCTCAGCCCGCGCCGGGACACGATCCAGATCATCGACAAGAGGACGCAGGAGATCGTCCGGACGCTGACGCCGGCGCCCGGCCGGACCGCCTCGCACGTCGAGTTCACCCGCGACGGCCGGCACGCGCTGGTCAGCCTGTGGGAGGACGACGGCGCGCTGATCGTGTTCGACGCCGCGACCTTCGAGGAAGTCACCCGCCTGCCCATGCGCAAGCCATCGGGGAAATACAATGTCTGGAACAAGATACGCTTTTCAGAGGGCACCAGCCACTGA